Proteins found in one Halobaculum sp. MBLA0147 genomic segment:
- a CDS encoding NUDIX hydrolase, translating into MTDDSTSEDAVAWTTRETEIEYANPGFGVRRDDVTLPDGTETDYHYVDEPPAAVILPFTSSGEVVLIEEWRQAVGRVNRGVPAGTLERADGGDEAPWFDLDAAFESPERAARRELGEETGYEAGNLAHLTSVEPSNGVADSVHHHFLARGCEPSGTQRLDDDESIRVTTADFDDLRAAVRDGDVRDGRTVIAVLQLLASDHAVPTA; encoded by the coding sequence GTGACAGACGACTCCACCTCCGAGGACGCGGTGGCGTGGACGACCCGCGAGACGGAGATCGAGTACGCCAACCCCGGGTTCGGCGTGCGCCGCGACGACGTGACGCTCCCGGACGGCACCGAGACGGACTACCACTACGTCGACGAGCCGCCCGCGGCGGTGATCCTCCCGTTCACGTCGAGCGGCGAGGTCGTCCTGATCGAGGAGTGGCGACAGGCCGTCGGGCGCGTGAACCGCGGCGTGCCTGCGGGGACGCTCGAACGCGCCGACGGGGGCGACGAGGCGCCGTGGTTCGACCTCGACGCGGCGTTCGAGTCGCCCGAGCGAGCGGCCCGCCGGGAACTCGGGGAGGAGACGGGGTACGAGGCGGGGAACCTCGCCCACCTGACGAGCGTCGAACCGTCGAACGGGGTCGCCGACTCCGTCCACCACCACTTCCTGGCGCGCGGCTGCGAGCCGAGCGGTACCCAGCGGCTCGACGACGACGAGAGTATCCGCGTGACGACGGCCGACTTCGACGACCTGCGAGCGGCGGTCCGCGACGGCGACGTGCGCGACGGCCGAACCGTGATCGCCGTCCTCCAGCTGCTCGCGAGCGACCACGCGGTTCCGACTGCGTGA
- a CDS encoding histone deacetylase family protein — MRFGYSEDCLGHDTGRRHPETADRLRAVREGLKRSHGVAYVDADPATREAITAVHDADYVDEVAAFCESGGGNWDPDTVASDGTWAAARKSAGLAEWAAREALDGEIGRETPFALGRPPGHHAVGDDAMGFCFVNNAAVAARAVLDDAAVAVERVAIVDWDVHHGNGTQDIFYDDPDVFYASVHEDGIYPGSGGLSETGEGAGAGTTLNVPLAAGAGDDDYLHVLEEAIVPALVAYDPDLLLVSAGFDAHRHDPISRMRLSTEGYALATDRLRSAAETADAGLGFVLEGGYDLDTLSEGVEIVHETFDGRPPVEPDETEPDAATRESVAEIRERFDLA, encoded by the coding sequence ATGCGGTTCGGCTACAGCGAGGACTGTCTCGGGCACGACACGGGTCGGCGACACCCGGAGACGGCCGACCGACTCCGTGCGGTCCGCGAGGGACTGAAACGGAGTCACGGGGTCGCCTACGTCGACGCCGACCCCGCCACGCGGGAGGCGATCACGGCCGTCCACGACGCGGACTACGTCGACGAAGTCGCCGCCTTCTGCGAGTCGGGTGGCGGCAACTGGGACCCCGACACCGTCGCCAGCGACGGCACGTGGGCGGCCGCACGCAAGTCGGCGGGGTTGGCGGAGTGGGCCGCCCGTGAGGCACTCGACGGCGAGATCGGCCGCGAGACGCCGTTCGCGCTGGGGCGGCCGCCGGGCCACCACGCCGTCGGCGACGACGCGATGGGGTTCTGTTTCGTCAACAACGCCGCCGTCGCCGCACGTGCCGTCCTCGACGACGCGGCGGTCGCCGTCGAGCGTGTCGCGATCGTCGACTGGGACGTCCACCACGGCAACGGCACGCAGGACATCTTCTACGACGACCCGGACGTGTTCTACGCGTCCGTCCACGAGGACGGGATCTACCCCGGGAGCGGTGGGCTCTCGGAGACCGGCGAGGGTGCGGGCGCGGGGACGACACTGAACGTCCCGCTGGCGGCCGGCGCGGGCGACGACGACTACCTCCACGTGCTCGAAGAGGCGATCGTCCCGGCACTGGTCGCGTACGACCCCGATCTGCTGTTGGTGAGTGCGGGGTTCGACGCACACCGCCACGACCCGATCTCGCGGATGCGTCTCTCGACGGAGGGGTACGCACTGGCGACGGACCGCCTCCGGAGTGCCGCCGAGACGGCCGACGCCGGGCTCGGGTTCGTGTTGGAGGGCGGCTACGACCTCGACACGCTGTCGGAGGGTGTCGAGATCGTCCACGAGACGTTCGACGGCCGGCCGCCGGTGGAGCCGGACGAGACGGAACCGGACGCCGCGACCCGGGAGTCGGTGGCGGAGATCCGCGAGCGGTTCGATCTGGCGTAG
- a CDS encoding histone, with protein MSVELPFAPVDEVIRRNAGDLRVSADAAEELARRIQSRGAELAVDAAAVADEDGRKTLMASDFGVEQVVDRADLSLPVAPVDRIARLDIDDGYRVSMDARIALADVLEDYADNVARAAAILARHADRRTVQAEDIETYFELFE; from the coding sequence ATGAGCGTCGAGTTGCCGTTCGCGCCGGTCGACGAAGTGATCCGGCGCAACGCCGGGGACCTCCGGGTGAGCGCCGACGCGGCCGAGGAACTGGCCCGCCGGATCCAGTCGCGCGGTGCCGAACTGGCCGTCGACGCGGCGGCCGTCGCCGACGAGGACGGCCGCAAGACCCTGATGGCGTCTGACTTCGGCGTCGAGCAGGTCGTCGACCGTGCGGACCTGTCGCTGCCGGTGGCCCCGGTCGATCGGATCGCGCGGCTCGACATCGACGACGGCTACCGGGTCTCGATGGACGCGCGGATCGCGCTGGCGGACGTGCTCGAGGACTACGCCGACAACGTGGCCCGCGCGGCGGCGATCCTCGCACGCCACGCCGACCGCCGGACCGTACAGGCCGAGGACATCGAGACGTACTTCGAGTTGTTCGAGTGA
- a CDS encoding 50S ribosomal protein L37ae, with protein MAEDKARSTGSSGRFGARYGRVARKRVSEIEAGMESATVDGDSVKRVGTGIWVNEETGEKFTGGAYSPQTPGGRGVTRSIRAALESEDDDE; from the coding sequence ATGGCCGAAGACAAGGCGCGATCCACCGGGAGTTCCGGTCGGTTCGGCGCGCGGTACGGGCGAGTCGCCCGCAAGCGCGTCTCCGAGATCGAGGCGGGGATGGAGTCGGCGACGGTCGACGGCGACTCCGTGAAGCGAGTCGGTACCGGCATCTGGGTCAACGAGGAGACGGGCGAGAAGTTCACCGGCGGAGCCTACAGCCCGCAGACGCCGGGTGGACGCGGCGTCACGCGCTCGATCCGCGCGGCGCTGGAGTCCGAGGACGACGACGAGTGA
- a CDS encoding DNA-directed RNA polymerase subunit P, which translates to MSYKCSRCKRDVQLDEYGGVRCPYCGHRVLLKERAPDVKEVDVV; encoded by the coding sequence ATGAGCTACAAGTGTTCCCGGTGTAAGCGCGACGTACAGCTCGACGAGTACGGCGGCGTCCGGTGTCCCTACTGCGGGCACCGCGTCCTGCTGAAGGAGCGCGCCCCCGACGTGAAGGAAGTCGACGTCGTCTGA
- a CDS encoding KEOPS complex subunit Pcc1 codes for MSDHRHTTTLSFPYHEERRARLVADALAVEVGRIDDDRSAARVTRDGDTVVVTVEAADPTALRAGINTWTRLVAVAEGVGGDPLTAGGGTVAGDEGVDDETSEE; via the coding sequence GTGTCCGACCACCGACACACGACGACGCTGTCGTTCCCGTACCACGAGGAGCGGCGCGCACGGCTCGTCGCCGACGCCCTCGCCGTCGAGGTCGGCCGCATCGACGACGACCGGTCGGCCGCTCGTGTCACCCGCGACGGGGACACCGTCGTCGTCACGGTCGAGGCGGCCGATCCGACGGCGCTGCGGGCCGGCATCAACACGTGGACGCGACTCGTCGCCGTCGCCGAAGGTGTCGGCGGCGACCCTCTCACCGCCGGCGGGGGAACCGTCGCCGGCGACGAGGGGGTCGACGACGAGACCAGCGAGGAGTGA
- a CDS encoding aldehyde dehydrogenase, which yields MSDEITDTHAETAAEVLPEEIGIYVDGEFRDAVEGGTFETTDPTTGESLATVPAGTAADVDDAVAAAEAAFEGEWGATGATDRQQLLHEIADRIEDHKTEFLKLEALDNGKPTREAYGDIDAVIDHFRYFAAATRLNEGTALPEDGPRHVSTVHEPYGVVGAIVPWNFPLLITSWKVAPALAAGNSVVLKPAEQTPLTALKLANVIDDVLPDGTLNVVTGFGEETGAPLTEHEDVRKVSFTGSTVVGKQVMKAAADRVADVTLELGGKGPLVVHEDADLDTAVHAATLAIFYNTGETCTAGSRLFAHESIADELFDRLVETAETLEIGDPLARDTRMGPKVSVAQAERTLEYVEQAREAGGEVLVGGGRPDDALSEAFVEPTVITGLDHDAAPVQEEIFGPVLTAFTWDDYDEMMTLANDVDYGLAAGVVTEDAAQAYTTAGDLEVGTVWVNQYQDFPAGMPFGGYEQSGIGRETAFETVKEFTRTKSIDVSLR from the coding sequence ATGTCCGACGAGATCACAGACACACACGCGGAGACGGCGGCGGAGGTCCTCCCCGAGGAGATCGGGATCTACGTGGACGGCGAGTTCCGCGACGCCGTCGAGGGTGGCACGTTCGAGACGACGGACCCGACCACCGGCGAGTCGCTGGCGACGGTGCCGGCCGGCACGGCGGCGGACGTCGACGACGCCGTCGCGGCCGCCGAGGCCGCCTTCGAGGGTGAGTGGGGTGCGACCGGCGCGACGGACCGCCAGCAGCTCCTCCACGAGATCGCCGACCGGATCGAGGACCACAAGACGGAGTTCCTCAAACTGGAGGCGCTCGACAACGGGAAGCCGACACGAGAGGCGTACGGTGACATCGACGCCGTGATCGACCACTTCCGGTACTTCGCGGCCGCGACGCGACTGAACGAGGGGACCGCGCTCCCGGAGGACGGTCCGCGCCACGTCTCGACGGTCCACGAGCCGTACGGCGTCGTCGGCGCCATCGTCCCGTGGAACTTCCCGCTGCTCATCACCTCCTGGAAGGTCGCGCCGGCGCTGGCGGCCGGCAACAGTGTCGTCCTCAAGCCGGCCGAACAGACGCCGCTGACGGCGCTGAAGCTCGCCAACGTGATCGACGACGTGCTGCCCGACGGCACGCTCAACGTCGTCACCGGCTTCGGCGAGGAGACGGGCGCACCGCTGACGGAACACGAGGACGTGCGGAAGGTGTCGTTCACCGGCTCGACGGTCGTCGGCAAGCAGGTGATGAAGGCCGCCGCCGACCGCGTCGCGGACGTGACCCTGGAACTGGGCGGGAAGGGACCGCTCGTCGTCCACGAGGACGCCGACCTCGACACGGCGGTCCACGCGGCGACGCTGGCGATCTTCTACAACACCGGCGAGACGTGTACGGCCGGCTCGCGGCTGTTCGCTCACGAGTCGATCGCCGACGAGCTGTTCGACCGGCTGGTCGAGACCGCCGAGACCCTCGAGATCGGCGACCCGCTCGCCCGCGACACGCGGATGGGGCCGAAGGTGTCCGTCGCGCAAGCCGAACGCACGCTGGAGTACGTCGAGCAGGCCCGCGAGGCGGGTGGCGAGGTGCTCGTCGGCGGCGGGCGACCGGACGACGCGCTCTCGGAGGCGTTCGTCGAGCCGACCGTGATCACCGGGTTGGACCACGACGCCGCGCCGGTCCAAGAGGAGATCTTCGGCCCGGTGCTGACGGCGTTCACCTGGGACGACTACGACGAGATGATGACGTTGGCGAACGACGTGGACTACGGACTGGCGGCCGGCGTCGTGACGGAGGACGCCGCGCAGGCGTACACCACCGCGGGTGACCTCGAAGTGGGGACCGTCTGGGTGAACCAGTACCAGGACTTCCCGGCCGGGATGCCGTTCGGCGGCTACGAACAGTCCGGGATCGGCCGCGAGACCGCCTTCGAGACGGTGAAGGAGTTCACGCGGACGAAGAGCATCGACGTGTCGCTGCGGTAG
- a CDS encoding phosphate-starvation-inducible PsiE family protein codes for MADDAESAGPLPDAEHPESEADRWPDLDPVVNASDFLMHVVETAGAVVFALLFGIGLFDLVVLIIESIRTGEISDPIVVVTFVDRGLLLFIIAEVYQTVVAYVRGQSPRRILRLVIFTGLIAIIRKVIVFRTEVYETKFDALTVAGTYALLLVGLGVVMLIDQREALLEGDTTEE; via the coding sequence ATGGCAGACGACGCGGAGTCGGCGGGGCCACTCCCGGATGCGGAGCACCCCGAGTCCGAGGCGGATCGGTGGCCGGACCTGGACCCGGTGGTGAACGCGAGCGACTTCCTGATGCACGTCGTCGAGACCGCCGGGGCGGTCGTGTTCGCGCTCCTGTTCGGGATCGGGTTGTTCGACCTCGTCGTGCTGATCATCGAGTCGATTCGTACCGGCGAGATCAGCGACCCCATCGTCGTCGTCACGTTCGTCGACCGGGGACTGTTGCTGTTCATCATCGCCGAGGTGTACCAGACCGTCGTCGCGTACGTCCGTGGACAGTCGCCGCGGCGTATCCTGCGACTCGTCATCTTCACCGGGCTGATCGCCATCATCCGGAAGGTGATCGTCTTCCGCACGGAGGTGTACGAGACCAAGTTCGACGCGCTCACCGTCGCCGGCACCTACGCGCTCCTCCTCGTCGGGTTGGGTGTCGTGATGCTGATCGACCAGCGCGAGGCCCTGCTGGAAGGCGACACGACCGAGGAGTAA
- a CDS encoding NAD(P)/FAD-dependent oxidoreductase, protein MHVAVIGAYGSAGVAVAEGLVDYVGDGEPLDRLTMVDDGEPGGGLCILRGCMPSKEVLSAAEARYKTRHDDRLAGEPPQIDLDRVVERKDEHTSSFAAHRRAATERLADHDGVVFRHDTARFVGPHELELIDAGERLSPDYVVVATGSTVNVPDVPGIEEVGYATSADVLDATTLPDSGVVMGFGYVGIEMAPYLAEAGVDLTVIEHDARPLDDAPAAFGDELLDLYRESFGIEVLTETHERRLEPTADGGVRLHTDRDDDHATVEADQLFLFTGRRPNLDGLGLDATPLEPGPGWVDATMRATDDETGRTYVVGDANGREPILHVAKEQGYLAADNVLADLAGESLAAYDPTTHHVMFSGAGVYPYARVGHSADSAAAAGYETVTVRREAADDGVFLTKAAPYGLAELTVDATDGTVLGYQGLHYHADAMAKTMQVLVEDGTDVRTVPDRAYHPTTPEILDGLVRAASDEVGDA, encoded by the coding sequence ATGCACGTCGCAGTGATCGGCGCGTACGGCAGCGCCGGGGTCGCGGTCGCAGAGGGGCTGGTCGACTACGTCGGGGACGGCGAGCCGCTGGACAGGCTCACGATGGTCGACGACGGCGAGCCCGGCGGTGGACTGTGTATCCTCCGCGGCTGTATGCCCTCGAAGGAGGTGCTCTCGGCGGCCGAGGCGCGGTACAAGACGCGCCACGACGACCGTCTCGCGGGCGAACCACCGCAGATCGACCTCGACCGCGTCGTCGAGCGGAAGGACGAACACACGTCGTCGTTCGCCGCCCACCGCCGCGCGGCGACGGAACGGCTCGCCGACCACGACGGCGTCGTGTTCCGCCACGACACCGCGCGGTTCGTCGGGCCACACGAGTTGGAGCTGATCGACGCGGGCGAGCGGCTGTCGCCCGACTACGTCGTCGTCGCGACCGGCTCGACGGTGAACGTCCCGGACGTACCGGGGATCGAGGAGGTGGGGTACGCGACGAGCGCGGACGTGCTCGACGCGACGACGTTGCCGGACTCCGGGGTGGTGATGGGGTTCGGCTACGTCGGGATCGAGATGGCACCGTACCTCGCGGAGGCGGGCGTCGACCTCACCGTGATCGAACACGACGCGCGACCGTTGGACGACGCCCCGGCGGCGTTCGGCGACGAACTCTTAGACCTCTACCGCGAGTCGTTCGGGATCGAGGTGCTCACGGAGACGCACGAGCGCCGCCTCGAACCGACCGCAGACGGCGGGGTCCGTCTCCACACCGACCGCGACGACGACCACGCGACCGTCGAAGCCGACCAGTTGTTCCTGTTCACCGGGCGACGACCGAACCTCGACGGGCTCGGTCTCGACGCGACGCCGCTGGAGCCGGGTCCCGGGTGGGTCGACGCGACGATGCGGGCGACGGACGACGAGACCGGGCGGACCTACGTCGTCGGCGACGCGAACGGGCGCGAGCCGATCCTCCACGTCGCCAAGGAACAGGGGTACCTCGCGGCTGACAACGTCCTCGCGGATCTGGCGGGCGAGTCACTCGCCGCGTACGACCCGACGACCCACCACGTGATGTTCTCGGGCGCGGGCGTCTACCCGTACGCACGGGTCGGTCACAGTGCCGACTCGGCGGCTGCTGCGGGGTACGAGACCGTCACGGTCCGCAGAGAGGCGGCCGACGACGGCGTGTTCCTGACGAAGGCGGCGCCGTACGGGCTCGCGGAGTTGACCGTCGACGCGACGGACGGGACGGTGTTGGGCTACCAGGGCCTCCACTACCACGCCGACGCGATGGCGAAGACGATGCAGGTACTCGTCGAGGACGGCACGGACGTACGGACCGTCCCGGACAGGGCGTACCACCCGACGACGCCGGAGATTCTCGACGGGTTGGTCCGCGCCGCGAGCGACGAGGTGGGTGACGCGTAG
- a CDS encoding metallophosphoesterase, which translates to MRDVVFRDRAVYLERGDALVLADLHVGRGEGSDVEFPLGEASDLAERLSALVEAFAPSRVVVAGDVLHQFARVSDRVDRSLSDLVAVCHDAGARPVLVRGNHDTQLASVWDGTIHDAYEIELDEAGEDEDDADGGAPRSTDESSYLPASASGPVVVRHGHEAPPADEADRAGLYVIGHDHPTVEIQGGRRRPCYLYVPDAVRGTPALVLPAFNRLPAGVTVGGMSGDDFQSPFVTAANPLRPVVWDPETDDRLSFPPLGEFRRML; encoded by the coding sequence GTGCGCGACGTGGTCTTCAGAGACCGGGCAGTGTACCTCGAACGGGGCGACGCGCTCGTCCTCGCAGATCTCCACGTCGGTCGCGGGGAGGGGTCGGACGTGGAGTTCCCGTTGGGCGAGGCCTCGGACCTAGCCGAGCGGCTGTCGGCACTCGTCGAGGCGTTCGCGCCGAGCAGGGTCGTCGTCGCCGGCGACGTGCTCCACCAGTTCGCCCGCGTCTCGGACCGTGTCGACCGCTCGCTGTCGGATCTCGTCGCCGTCTGTCACGACGCCGGCGCGCGACCGGTGCTCGTCCGCGGGAACCACGACACCCAGTTGGCGAGCGTCTGGGACGGCACGATCCACGACGCCTACGAGATCGAACTGGACGAGGCGGGCGAGGATGAAGACGACGCCGACGGCGGAGCCCCTCGTTCGACCGACGAGTCGTCGTACCTCCCGGCGAGCGCCTCCGGACCGGTGGTCGTCCGCCACGGCCACGAGGCGCCGCCCGCGGACGAGGCGGATCGCGCTGGGCTGTACGTGATCGGTCACGACCACCCGACCGTGGAGATCCAGGGCGGGCGGCGGCGTCCGTGTTACCTCTACGTGCCCGACGCCGTCCGCGGGACGCCCGCGCTCGTGCTCCCGGCGTTCAACCGCCTCCCGGCCGGCGTGACCGTCGGGGGGATGTCCGGCGACGACTTCCAGTCCCCGTTCGTCACCGCCGCGAACCCGCTGCGCCCGGTCGTCTGGGACCCCGAGACGGACGACCGCCTCTCGTTCCCGCCGCTGGGCGAGTTCCGACGGATGTTGTGA
- a CDS encoding bifunctional N(6)-L-threonylcarbamoyladenine synthase/serine/threonine protein kinase, producing the protein MRVLGIEGTAWMASAAVYDTASDESVEFHDRYEPDSGGIHPREAAEHMGSAVPDVVERALTHARETAPAEEHADADSSAADDDPPVDAVAFSRGPGLGPCLRIVGTAARALAGRLDVPLVGVNHMVAHLEIGRHRSGFDSPVCLNASGANAHLLGYRAGRYRVLGETTDTGVGNSLDKFTRHVGWSHPGGPKVERHAADGSYHDLPYVVKGMDFSFSGIVSAAKDAVDDGVPVENVCHGLQEHVFGMLTEVSERALSLTGADELVLGGGVGQNARLREMLAEMCEQRGADFYAPEPRFLRDNANMIAVLGAKMAAAGQTVPVAESAVDPDFRPDQVPVGWRDDAETVTRVGGLAAATESGANDGTTNSGETRSESDAFAGAEAAVRLDGDTVVKRRVPKTYRHETLDERLRAERTVSEARLLAAARRQGVPTPLVRDVDTATATLELSRVGEYDLARALADEDADGEAATEPRAVASHDAAEIESLVAAVGGHLARLHAAGIVHGDPTTRNVRVAPEGVVDPAPDETPRTFLIDFGLGHYTDHVEDLAVDLHVFERSLRGTVTDAERLVDVVERRYERVAETTETTREVAGDHSVLERLREVEGRGRYQ; encoded by the coding sequence ATGCGCGTTCTCGGGATCGAGGGGACCGCCTGGATGGCCAGTGCCGCAGTGTACGACACAGCCAGCGACGAGTCCGTCGAGTTCCACGACCGCTACGAACCCGACAGCGGCGGGATCCACCCACGGGAGGCAGCCGAACACATGGGCTCGGCGGTCCCCGATGTCGTCGAGCGGGCACTGACACACGCCCGCGAGACGGCACCGGCGGAGGAGCACGCAGACGCCGACTCGTCGGCAGCCGACGACGATCCGCCGGTCGACGCCGTCGCGTTCTCTCGCGGTCCCGGACTGGGGCCGTGTCTCCGGATCGTCGGGACCGCGGCCCGGGCACTCGCCGGCCGACTCGACGTACCGCTAGTGGGCGTCAACCACATGGTCGCACACCTGGAGATCGGGCGCCACCGCTCGGGGTTCGACTCGCCGGTGTGTCTGAACGCCTCCGGCGCGAACGCGCACCTGTTGGGGTACCGTGCCGGTCGCTACCGGGTCCTCGGCGAGACGACCGACACCGGAGTCGGCAACAGTCTGGACAAGTTCACCCGCCACGTCGGGTGGAGCCACCCCGGCGGGCCGAAAGTCGAGCGCCACGCCGCAGACGGCAGCTACCACGACCTCCCGTACGTCGTGAAGGGGATGGACTTCTCCTTCTCGGGGATCGTCTCCGCGGCGAAGGACGCCGTCGACGACGGTGTCCCGGTCGAGAACGTCTGTCACGGGCTCCAAGAGCACGTCTTCGGGATGTTGACCGAGGTGAGCGAGCGGGCGCTGTCGTTGACCGGTGCGGACGAACTCGTGTTGGGCGGTGGCGTCGGTCAGAACGCGCGCCTCCGGGAGATGCTCGCGGAGATGTGCGAGCAGCGCGGCGCCGACTTCTACGCCCCAGAGCCGCGGTTCCTCCGCGACAACGCGAACATGATCGCCGTCTTGGGTGCGAAGATGGCCGCGGCGGGCCAGACGGTGCCCGTGGCGGAGTCGGCGGTCGACCCGGACTTCCGACCGGACCAGGTCCCGGTCGGGTGGCGCGACGACGCGGAGACGGTCACCAGAGTCGGCGGGCTCGCGGCGGCGACGGAGAGTGGAGCGAACGACGGCACCACGAACTCGGGTGAGACCCGCAGCGAGTCCGACGCCTTCGCCGGTGCGGAGGCGGCCGTCCGGCTCGACGGTGACACCGTGGTCAAGCGGCGCGTGCCGAAGACGTACCGGCACGAGACGCTCGACGAGCGGCTCCGGGCGGAGCGGACGGTGAGCGAGGCGCGATTGCTCGCGGCCGCACGCCGGCAGGGCGTCCCGACGCCGCTGGTGCGGGACGTGGACACGGCGACGGCGACGCTGGAGCTCTCCCGGGTCGGGGAGTACGACCTCGCGCGGGCGCTGGCGGACGAGGACGCCGACGGCGAGGCGGCGACGGAGCCACGGGCCGTCGCGTCACACGACGCCGCCGAGATCGAGTCGCTGGTCGCGGCGGTGGGCGGCCACCTCGCGCGGCTCCACGCGGCCGGGATCGTCCACGGGGACCCGACGACGCGCAACGTCCGGGTGGCTCCCGAAGGAGTCGTCGATCCGGCCCCCGACGAGACGCCACGAACGTTCCTGATCGACTTCGGGCTCGGCCACTACACGGACCACGTCGAGGACCTCGCCGTCGACCTCCACGTGTTCGAGCGGTCGCTGCGTGGGACGGTCACCGACGCCGAGCGACTCGTCGACGTCGTCGAACGCCGCTACGAGCGCGTCGCCGAGACGACGGAGACGACCCGCGAGGTCGCCGGCGACCACTCGGTGCTGGAGCGACTGCGCGAGGTCGAGGGCCGCGGGCGGTACCAGTGA
- a CDS encoding 30S ribosomal protein S24e — protein MDIDIVDEDENPMLHRTDVEFEVVHEDATPERLQVRDSLAATLDKAAEEVVVHELDTKFGMRKTVGYAKVYDSADHATEIEQDHMLERNSIGADDADAEEA, from the coding sequence ATGGATATCGACATCGTCGACGAGGACGAGAATCCGATGTTGCACCGCACGGACGTGGAGTTCGAGGTCGTCCACGAGGACGCCACCCCGGAGCGACTCCAGGTGCGTGACTCGCTGGCCGCCACGCTGGACAAGGCCGCCGAGGAGGTCGTCGTCCACGAACTCGACACGAAGTTCGGGATGCGCAAGACCGTCGGCTACGCGAAGGTGTACGACTCCGCGGACCACGCGACGGAGATCGAGCAGGACCACATGCTCGAACGCAACAGCATCGGCGCCGACGACGCGGACGCCGAAGAGGCGTAA
- the trmY gene encoding tRNA (pseudouridine(54)-N(1))-methyltransferase TrmY: MRQFVLCAHEVPADGDLSLDDLPGSGGRLDLLCRCVGAGLFTSHGIRSDARVHLVVDDAVTVRFDGADARNLNPDERSTAARVRDALEQRESAIGHQPADVSPGVEVYRMGLAETLDGLDGTVVQLHEDGEPAVDVSPPTDPVFVLSDHRDFTAAESTAIRDRAAHRLRLGPRAIHADHSVAVAHNWLDTDGYRSY; encoded by the coding sequence GTGCGACAGTTCGTACTCTGTGCTCACGAGGTGCCGGCCGACGGCGACCTCTCGCTGGACGACCTCCCGGGCAGCGGCGGTCGTCTCGACCTCCTGTGTCGGTGTGTCGGCGCCGGGTTGTTCACCTCCCACGGGATTCGCTCGGACGCACGCGTCCACCTCGTCGTCGACGACGCGGTGACGGTCCGGTTCGACGGCGCGGACGCCCGGAACCTGAACCCCGACGAGCGGTCGACGGCCGCGCGGGTCCGGGACGCGCTGGAGCAGCGCGAGTCGGCCATCGGCCACCAGCCCGCGGACGTGAGTCCCGGCGTCGAGGTGTACCGGATGGGACTCGCGGAGACGCTGGACGGTCTGGACGGGACGGTCGTCCAGCTCCACGAGGACGGCGAGCCCGCGGTGGACGTGTCCCCGCCGACGGACCCGGTGTTCGTGCTCTCGGACCACCGCGACTTCACCGCCGCGGAGTCGACGGCGATCCGCGACCGCGCGGCCCACCGGCTCCGGTTGGGGCCGCGAGCGATCCACGCGGACCACAGCGTCGCCGTCGCCCACAACTGGCTCGACACGGACGGCTACCGCTCGTACTGA